A portion of the Anoxybacillus gonensis genome contains these proteins:
- a CDS encoding M48 family metallopeptidase, with translation MRKIAFWTLFLYGIYALFFAFYLFQWTDSSIPAQYKGTSADPATFLTKKELMLTEQFSEVKNFLFFLSIPYEWVIYIFVLLFGLSARFQQWAEATVKRKWMQTAIYVFWLSLLVQVVTFPLSYISYSVAKMYHISTQTFSSWMRDELIDFWVNYAIMVVIVYVLYGLMKKFEKRWWVYAWLCSIPFTLFLTFIQPVFIDPLYNDFYPLKNKQLEAKILALAEKANIPAEHVFEVNMSEKTNALNAYVTGIGSNSRIVLWDTTLERLSEDEILFIMAHEMAHYVMKHMYWGIGLYIVVTWIGLLLTNRWMKRIVGRFGTLFRIKKWNDLSSLPVFLLLISLLSFAASPAMNAISRYEEHAADKYAIELTKNKEAAISTFQQLTRSSLSQVHPPYLVKLFRYGHPTILERIIFLEQQ, from the coding sequence ATGAGAAAAATTGCTTTTTGGACGTTGTTTTTGTATGGGATATATGCGCTGTTTTTCGCATTTTACTTATTTCAATGGACAGACTCTTCCATTCCAGCGCAATATAAAGGAACGAGTGCAGATCCGGCGACGTTTTTAACGAAAAAAGAACTCATGTTGACTGAACAGTTTTCCGAAGTGAAAAACTTTTTATTCTTTTTATCTATTCCGTATGAATGGGTCATTTATATATTTGTGCTACTGTTCGGCTTGTCGGCACGATTTCAGCAATGGGCGGAAGCGACGGTGAAACGGAAATGGATGCAAACAGCCATTTACGTATTTTGGCTATCGCTTCTTGTACAAGTTGTGACGTTTCCGCTTAGCTATATAAGCTATTCCGTTGCGAAAATGTATCACATTTCTACACAAACGTTTTCAAGCTGGATGCGCGATGAACTCATTGATTTTTGGGTAAATTACGCCATCATGGTCGTGATCGTTTATGTGTTATATGGGCTTATGAAAAAATTTGAAAAACGATGGTGGGTGTACGCATGGCTTTGTTCTATTCCGTTTACGCTTTTTTTAACGTTTATTCAACCTGTTTTTATCGATCCACTTTATAACGATTTTTATCCTTTAAAAAACAAACAGTTAGAAGCAAAAATTTTAGCGTTAGCAGAAAAAGCTAACATCCCTGCTGAACACGTATTTGAAGTAAATATGTCGGAAAAAACGAACGCGCTTAACGCGTACGTCACAGGCATCGGCAGCAACTCACGCATTGTGTTATGGGATACGACATTGGAGCGGTTAAGCGAAGATGAAATTTTATTTATTATGGCTCATGAGATGGCGCATTATGTGATGAAGCATATGTATTGGGGGATTGGTTTATATATTGTGGTGACATGGATCGGACTGTTGTTGACAAATCGATGGATGAAGCGGATAGTTGGGCGTTTTGGCACACTTTTCCGAATAAAAAAATGGAACGACCTTTCTTCCTTACCTGTTTTTTTACTTCTCATTTCGCTATTAAGTTTTGCAGCAAGTCCTGCGATGAATGCAATTTCCCGCTATGAAGAACATGCGGCAGACAAATATGCGATTGAGTTAACGAAAAATAAAGAGGCGGCCATCTCGACGTTTCAACAATTGACGCGTTCGAGTTTAAGTCAAGTACATCCACCGTATCTCGTCAAACTATTTCGTTACGGTCATCCAACGATTTTAGAACGAATTATTTTTTTAGAACAGCAGTAA
- a CDS encoding EAL and HDOD domain-containing protein, translating to MDIYVGRQPIFNKNYDVVGYELLYRNGEKNFYDAIDGDRATIDVLVNSFMNIGIEKLTNGARCFINFTETLLKKQLPFYFPKHLIVVEILENIPYSEELLDICKKLKADGYMIALDDFIFCNQYTPLFPYIDIIKIDFSKQSNYAQFKSYIHMYDIHLLAEKIETNEQLMEAVNNGFSYFQGYFFSKPIVVKEKSLPKMSYTSRLSLIKRLNRNELNFEQIVEAIESDPSLTYRLLKTVNSFFLSKAPKIKSIRHAAVLLGTNHLKSWLTVLTLQEPNEPFKNEIIVNSLIRAKTLEQLADLIHLRDEKDVLFFMGICSSLDLLLQRPLQEILQELHVDEAIQHGLNGQPCIYSILYHLVIALETNDTNKLKEITTTLNIDLSKAFAIYQQSIEWVVELQKDIKVK from the coding sequence ATGGATATTTATGTAGGGAGACAACCAATTTTTAATAAAAATTATGACGTTGTTGGATATGAGTTATTATATCGTAATGGGGAAAAAAATTTTTATGATGCTATTGACGGTGATCGCGCGACAATTGATGTATTAGTTAATAGCTTTATGAATATCGGGATCGAAAAATTAACAAACGGCGCTCGTTGTTTCATTAACTTTACAGAAACTCTATTAAAAAAGCAGCTACCATTTTATTTCCCTAAACATCTAATCGTTGTTGAAATTCTAGAGAATATACCCTATTCGGAAGAATTACTAGATATTTGTAAGAAGCTAAAAGCAGACGGATATATGATTGCCCTTGATGACTTTATTTTTTGCAATCAATACACTCCTCTTTTCCCTTATATAGATATTATAAAAATCGATTTTTCTAAACAAAGCAATTATGCACAGTTTAAATCATATATTCATATGTATGATATTCACTTACTTGCGGAAAAAATTGAAACAAATGAACAACTCATGGAAGCAGTCAACAATGGTTTTTCTTATTTTCAAGGTTATTTTTTTAGTAAACCTATCGTAGTAAAGGAAAAATCGTTACCAAAAATGTCTTATACTTCTCGTCTCTCTCTAATTAAACGTTTAAACAGAAACGAATTAAATTTTGAACAGATAGTCGAAGCGATCGAAAGCGATCCTTCTTTGACATATCGTTTATTAAAAACGGTCAATTCGTTTTTCTTGTCTAAGGCACCGAAAATCAAATCCATTCGCCACGCTGCTGTGCTGTTAGGAACAAACCACTTAAAAAGTTGGTTAACTGTGTTGACATTACAAGAACCAAACGAACCGTTTAAAAACGAAATCATTGTAAATAGTTTAATACGTGCCAAAACGCTCGAACAATTAGCAGATCTCATTCACTTGCGCGATGAAAAAGACGTTTTATTTTTTATGGGAATTTGTTCATCGCTTGATTTATTGCTTCAACGCCCACTACAAGAAATATTGCAAGAATTACATGTCGATGAAGCGATTCAACATGGTCTGAATGGACAACCGTGTATTTACTCCATTTTGTATCATCTTGTCATTGCACTAGAAACAAACGATACAAATAAATTAAAAGAGATAACAACTACTTTAAACATTGATTTATCCAAAGCATTTGCGATTTATCAACAAAGTATTGAATGGGTTGTTGAATTGCAAAAAGATATAAAAGTAAAATAA
- a CDS encoding PDC sensor domain-containing protein: MKSVRGKLLLVIMPLVIISLFLVAYLNHQKAKQFLEEQFEQTAKVELGRLQTAVNQWIDDHRKLIEGLSSEGGWNVVELQENETRLAHIQKTWSTFELIAVADRNGKAYANGKELSISDRPYFQEALKGKTSISDVIVSRATGEKVIVIASPIREKGETIGVLLGTVKTEEITNLVIHVDVGKTGYGYLIQKDGVLIAHPKKEYVLEKNLLHEKNDQLVSLLRRALDGKKGMGIYEFEGVEKYAFYAPIKQTGWGLVLTVPVAEATEKLYYLAILSFVTAGVVVLFAGAIIVLFASRLVRPLQKLSQLTKEVASGDLTVTIDHRSEDEVGQLGQYFQQMVHHMRHMLQQLHDSAEQLRQYAQTFVVASDETKQTTNQVAVTMSEMAHGSTAIAHSVQDVTERVNRMMNELQRLIEEAENMEKAMARSKASVGKRRSDFANDERSDDVGC; encoded by the coding sequence ATGAAAAGCGTAAGGGGAAAGCTACTGTTAGTCATTATGCCTCTTGTCATTATTTCTTTATTTTTAGTGGCATATTTGAATCATCAAAAAGCGAAACAATTTTTAGAAGAACAATTTGAACAGACAGCTAAAGTAGAGCTTGGACGATTACAAACAGCAGTTAATCAATGGATTGATGACCATCGTAAGCTGATTGAAGGATTGAGCAGTGAAGGCGGGTGGAATGTTGTTGAGCTACAAGAAAATGAGACAAGGCTTGCTCATATTCAAAAAACGTGGTCAACATTTGAGCTGATTGCTGTTGCTGATCGGAATGGAAAGGCGTACGCGAATGGAAAAGAATTGTCGATTAGTGACCGACCGTATTTTCAAGAAGCTTTAAAAGGGAAAACGTCCATTTCTGATGTGATCGTTTCACGTGCTACCGGGGAGAAAGTCATTGTCATTGCTTCTCCGATTCGGGAAAAAGGAGAAACTATTGGTGTGCTGTTAGGGACAGTAAAGACAGAAGAAATAACAAATTTAGTGATTCACGTGGATGTTGGGAAAACGGGGTATGGATATTTAATTCAAAAGGACGGTGTATTAATTGCACACCCGAAAAAAGAATATGTATTAGAGAAAAATTTATTGCATGAAAAAAATGATCAACTCGTTTCGTTGTTAAGACGCGCATTAGATGGCAAAAAAGGAATGGGGATATATGAGTTCGAAGGTGTGGAAAAATACGCGTTTTATGCCCCAATTAAGCAAACGGGATGGGGGCTTGTGCTTACTGTGCCTGTCGCTGAAGCAACGGAAAAGTTGTACTATTTAGCTATTTTATCGTTTGTTACTGCTGGAGTTGTTGTGTTATTTGCCGGCGCTATCATTGTTTTATTTGCTTCACGCCTCGTTCGTCCGCTGCAAAAATTAAGTCAATTAACGAAAGAAGTAGCAAGCGGCGACTTAACAGTAACGATCGACCATCGAAGCGAAGATGAAGTAGGACAGCTCGGACAATATTTTCAACAAATGGTTCATCATATGCGACATATGCTACAACAGTTGCACGATTCAGCTGAGCAGCTTCGTCAATATGCTCAAACGTTTGTTGTGGCAAGTGACGAAACGAAGCAAACGACAAACCAAGTGGCAGTGACGATGAGCGAAATGGCCCACGGCTCAACAGCAATCGCACATTCCGTTCAAGATGTAACAGAACGAGTGAATCGCATGATGAATGAATTACAGCGATTAATTGAAGAAGCTGAAAATATGGAGAAAGCGATGGCCAGAAGCAAAGCAAGTGTCGGTAAGAGGAGAAGCGATTTTGCAAACGATGAGCGAAGCGATGATGTCGGCTGCTAG
- a CDS encoding methyl-accepting chemotaxis protein — translation MSEAMMSAARHSSDAVEAMKRLGERSKEVREIVNVITHITSQTNLLALNASIEAARAGEAGRGFAVVAGEVRKLAEETEKATDKIAQMIQQTHHDTEQAIAIVTEGNEVANLAFERVDEAKRAFQHIAQNLTHTNEMSNQVMARIRTVQNDGQTIVEHMQDVAAVTEEASASIEEVSAATEQQAAAAQQIFEQAKQVEQLADELTGMMNKFKVK, via the coding sequence ATGAGCGAAGCGATGATGTCGGCTGCTAGACATTCAAGCGATGCTGTCGAAGCGATGAAACGATTAGGCGAGCGTTCGAAAGAAGTAAGGGAAATAGTCAATGTCATTACCCATATTACATCGCAAACGAATTTATTAGCGTTAAATGCTTCGATTGAGGCGGCACGAGCGGGCGAAGCGGGGAGAGGTTTTGCCGTTGTAGCAGGAGAAGTGAGAAAACTAGCAGAGGAAACAGAAAAAGCAACAGATAAAATTGCGCAAATGATTCAACAAACACATCACGATACAGAACAAGCGATTGCGATTGTCACGGAAGGAAATGAAGTAGCGAATCTTGCTTTTGAACGCGTAGATGAAGCGAAGCGAGCGTTTCAACATATTGCCCAAAACTTAACACATACGAATGAAATGAGCAATCAAGTGATGGCTCGTATTCGAACAGTGCAAAACGATGGACAAACGATTGTTGAACATATGCAAGATGTAGCAGCTGTCACAGAAGAAGCATCCGCGAGCATTGAAGAAGTCAGTGCAGCGACAGAACAACAAGCGGCAGCAGCGCAACAAATTTTCGAACAAGCGAAACAAGTCGAACAGCTAGCTGATGAATTGACAGGGATGATGAATAAATTCAAAGTAAAATAA
- a CDS encoding competence protein ComK — protein sequence MLIVEHLHLTRYTMGLFPFFYDKHLWTKALEEDGEVVVKQSPMDIIEQSCLYYGASLRGRKDGSKHIIGTSHKAPIAVEPTNEIFFFPTISPTNPQCIWLSHLHIRHHEHVQGGKTRITFSNGTSVEICISHHSFVNQLHRTAQLRTKMSERIEARERKMMYLLYLREREWS from the coding sequence ATGCTTATCGTCGAGCATCTACATTTAACGCGCTATACGATGGGGCTTTTTCCGTTTTTTTATGACAAACATTTGTGGACGAAAGCGTTAGAGGAAGATGGAGAAGTAGTTGTGAAACAAAGTCCGATGGACATTATTGAACAAAGTTGTTTGTATTACGGCGCTAGTTTAAGAGGAAGGAAAGATGGATCAAAACATATTATTGGCACTTCGCATAAAGCACCCATTGCAGTCGAACCAACGAACGAAATTTTCTTTTTTCCAACGATCTCCCCAACGAATCCTCAATGTATATGGCTATCGCATTTACATATTCGTCATCATGAGCATGTTCAAGGTGGAAAAACGCGTATTACTTTTTCAAATGGGACGAGCGTAGAGATATGTATTTCCCATCATTCATTTGTGAACCAATTGCATCGCACAGCTCAGTTGCGGACAAAGATGAGCGAACGAATTGAAGCGCGCGAACGAAAAATGATGTATTTGTTATATTTGCGGGAAAGGGAATGGTCGTAA
- a CDS encoding TVP38/TMEM64 family protein, whose amino-acid sequence MSLEELKQWFTIKHMLHMLAEYRSFGVIPGIVLPMAEAFLPFLPLFVFVMANAAAFGLWKGFFISWIGTSAGSLLVFFLVRKVGRQRFFSFLHRHPTIRRMMHWIERRGFGPLFLLLCFPFTPSAAVNVVAGLSGIAMQQYMLAVLLGKMVMVFTISFIGYDVVALIRQPMRTVFVAAAIFLLWYVGKKIERRFALHDGK is encoded by the coding sequence ATGAGTTTAGAGGAATTAAAACAATGGTTTACGATCAAACATATGCTTCACATGTTAGCGGAATATCGTTCATTTGGCGTTATTCCGGGCATCGTCTTGCCGATGGCAGAGGCGTTTTTACCGTTTTTGCCGCTTTTCGTTTTTGTCATGGCAAACGCAGCGGCATTCGGTCTTTGGAAAGGATTTTTCATCTCATGGATTGGAACGAGCGCAGGCTCACTGCTCGTCTTTTTTCTCGTTCGAAAAGTTGGAAGACAACGATTTTTCTCCTTTTTACATCGCCATCCGACCATTCGCCGCATGATGCATTGGATTGAGCGTCGCGGCTTTGGCCCGCTCTTTTTATTACTTTGTTTTCCGTTTACACCATCTGCGGCAGTAAATGTCGTGGCAGGATTATCAGGCATTGCGATGCAGCAATATATGCTTGCTGTGTTGCTCGGAAAAATGGTGATGGTGTTTACGATTAGTTTTATCGGCTATGACGTTGTCGCTTTAATTCGTCAACCGATGCGCACTGTATTTGTCGCGGCCGCTATTTTTCTTCTTTGGTACGTCGGAAAAAAAATCGAGCGACGTTTCGCATTGCACGATGGAAAATAA
- the aceA gene encoding isocitrate lyase, which yields MATFEERVKQLEESWQLDERWKGITRPYSAADVIKLRGSLDIEYTLARRGAEKLWHLLNTEDYVHALGALTGNQAVQQAKAGLKAIYLSGWQVAADANLAGHMYPDQSLYPANSVPHVVKRINQALQRADQIQYVEGKEDVDYFLPIVADAEAGFGGQLNVFELMKAMIEAGAAGVHFEDQLSSEKKCGHLGGKVLLPTQTAIRNLIAARLAADVMGVPTVLIARTDANAADLITSDIDPRDQEFITGERTPEGFFRTRAGLDQAIARGLAYAPYADLIWCETSEPNLEEARRFAEAIHEKFPGKLLAYNCSPSFNWKKKLDDETIANFQVELGKMGYKFQFVTLAGFHALNYSMFMLAHGYRDRGMAAYSELQQAEFEAEKYGYTATRHQREVGTGYFDEVSLVITGGQASTVALKGSTEEEQFTKA from the coding sequence ATGGCAACATTCGAAGAACGTGTGAAACAATTAGAAGAAAGTTGGCAATTAGATGAACGGTGGAAAGGGATTACGCGCCCGTATAGCGCAGCAGATGTCATTAAATTGCGCGGTTCGCTCGATATTGAATATACGCTTGCGCGTCGTGGGGCAGAGAAGCTTTGGCATTTATTAAATACAGAAGATTACGTTCATGCGCTCGGAGCATTAACAGGAAACCAAGCGGTACAACAAGCGAAAGCAGGCTTAAAAGCGATTTATTTAAGCGGATGGCAAGTTGCGGCGGATGCAAACTTAGCTGGGCATATGTATCCAGACCAAAGCTTATATCCGGCAAATAGCGTACCGCACGTTGTGAAACGCATTAACCAAGCGCTTCAACGCGCCGATCAAATTCAATATGTTGAAGGAAAAGAAGATGTTGATTATTTCTTGCCGATCGTAGCCGATGCGGAAGCTGGGTTTGGCGGCCAGTTGAACGTATTTGAATTAATGAAAGCGATGATTGAAGCAGGAGCAGCGGGCGTACACTTTGAAGACCAATTGTCTTCTGAGAAAAAATGCGGCCATTTAGGTGGAAAAGTGTTGCTTCCGACGCAAACAGCGATTCGCAACTTAATTGCGGCGCGACTTGCGGCAGATGTGATGGGAGTGCCGACAGTATTAATTGCGCGCACAGATGCAAACGCAGCGGATTTAATTACAAGCGACATCGATCCGCGCGACCAAGAGTTTATTACAGGCGAGCGGACACCAGAAGGGTTTTTCCGTACGCGTGCTGGATTAGATCAAGCAATTGCGCGCGGATTGGCGTATGCACCGTATGCTGATTTAATTTGGTGCGAGACGAGCGAACCGAACTTAGAAGAGGCGCGTCGTTTTGCGGAAGCGATTCATGAAAAATTCCCAGGTAAATTGCTTGCGTACAACTGCTCACCTTCATTCAACTGGAAGAAAAAGTTGGATGACGAAACGATTGCGAATTTCCAAGTGGAGCTCGGAAAAATGGGCTACAAGTTCCAGTTCGTTACATTGGCTGGCTTCCATGCCCTCAACTACAGCATGTTTATGTTAGCACACGGCTATCGCGATCGCGGCATGGCTGCTTACTCAGAGCTACAACAAGCAGAGTTTGAGGCAGAAAAATACGGTTACACAGCAACACGCCATCAACGTGAAGTCGGAACAGGATACTTTGATGAAGTATCGCTTGTCATTACAGGCGGTCAAGCATCAACTGTCGCCTTAAAAGGCTCAACAGAAGAAGAACAATTTACAAAAGCATAA
- a CDS encoding SCO family protein has product MKKLYISFFSLLAICIGIGMFYFSFYRQDKMEFPKDVTMETAWGKPYSFRNMEPKVRLLEFVYTNCPDICPSTSFQMKQLKERLEKDGLFKNKVEFITITIDPTRDTQQVMQTYANMFGVESDDEGWIFLRGSEEDTKKVADAFDFLYRDPGNGMLIHTTLTYFLDENNRVIETFGMGEKGFDKEKVYKEIVKEAK; this is encoded by the coding sequence TTGAAAAAACTATACATTAGCTTTTTTAGCTTACTTGCCATTTGTATCGGCATTGGGATGTTTTATTTTTCTTTTTACCGACAAGATAAAATGGAGTTTCCAAAAGACGTGACGATGGAAACCGCATGGGGAAAACCGTATTCATTTCGTAACATGGAACCGAAAGTGCGCCTATTAGAGTTCGTGTACACAAACTGTCCCGACATTTGTCCAAGTACGTCATTTCAAATGAAACAGCTAAAAGAACGGTTGGAAAAAGACGGCCTATTTAAAAACAAAGTCGAATTTATTACGATTACCATTGACCCAACACGCGACACACAACAAGTGATGCAAACGTATGCGAACATGTTCGGAGTGGAAAGCGATGACGAAGGATGGATTTTTTTACGAGGAAGTGAAGAAGATACGAAAAAAGTAGCAGATGCCTTCGACTTCTTATATCGCGATCCTGGAAACGGCATGCTGATCCATACGACGCTCACATACTTTTTAGACGAAAACAACCGCGTCATCGAAACATTCGGCATGGGTGAAAAAGGTTTCGATAAAGAGAAAGTATATAAAGAAATTGTAAAAGAGGCAAAGTAG